One Lentibacillus cibarius DNA window includes the following coding sequences:
- a CDS encoding S1 domain-containing RNA-binding protein encodes MSIEVGSKLQGKVTGITNFGAFVEIEEGKTGLVHISEVADNYVKDINEYLNVGDSVTVKVINVEKDGKIGLSIKKAKDKPPRQKSRQRTESFESKMNKFLKDSDERLASLKKHTESKRGGRGAKRG; translated from the coding sequence ATGTCAATCGAAGTAGGCAGCAAGCTGCAGGGTAAGGTGACCGGCATTACTAATTTTGGAGCCTTTGTCGAAATTGAGGAAGGAAAAACAGGATTGGTTCATATTAGTGAGGTCGCTGACAATTATGTGAAAGACATTAATGAGTATTTGAATGTTGGTGACAGTGTGACAGTAAAAGTCATTAATGTAGAGAAGGATGGGAAGATCGGCCTATCCATTAAAAAAGCAAAGGACAAACCGCCACGCCAAAAGAGCCGACAGCGTACAGAGTCCTTTGAATCTAAAATGAATAAGTTTCTAAAAGATTCGGATGAACGTTTAGCCTCTTTGAAGAAGCACACGGAGTCCAAGCGGGGAGGTCGTGGTGCAAAAAGGGGATAG
- the spoIIE gene encoding stage II sporulation protein E produces the protein MINSVPELKPAARDVHDRFLDKFRIKISSALKTLLFEKGWLLYLVGFLLGRAVILSVVSPFAIAFLATIWFVQRERSAKVMLFALCGALSYSLIHGAFITLAMFVFLFMAGLVKHTQKQQVLLPFIVFISTAAPRVFLYSIGDQLSSYEWMLLSVEGVLGTVLVLIFMQSIPLLSPQRYKPALKNEEIVCMIILIASILTGTIGWEIYDASIEQIFSRYFVLLLAFVGGAAIGSTVGVVAGLILSLADVANLYQMSLLAFSGLLGGLLKEGKKPGVSAGLLVGTFLVAIYADVAAVVPSLMETLMAIILFILTPASLIKKLSRYIPGTEEYTNEQEQYLQKVRNVTAKRVEQFSNVFDALSKSFSAAEDIKEDDVDDRQETDYFLSQVAEKTCQSCFMKERCWQQQFDKTYSLMEYMKNDLADGREPNRKLVHNFENHCVKSKKVVDAMKEEISFYEANKQLKKQVTESKQFVADQLRGVSDVMDDFANEILKERKHHEKQEMQIMNALQNMGIEVEKLDIYGLDKGNIDIEMTLSFYDYHGEGSKLIAPVLSDILNEMIIVKKEEVSPFPNGYCQLAFGSAKEYVVETGIANAAKGGGLVSGDSYRTIELGEGKHALAISDGMGNGQRANEESEETLRLLQQILQTGIPEKVAIKSINSILSLRTRDEMYATLDLAVVNLHNAFVRFLKIGSTPSFIKRGDEIIKVEASNLPMGIIQEFDVDIVGEQLKSEDILIMMSDGIFDGPKHIENTEVWLKRKIREIKTDDAQEIADLLLEEVVRTRSGAIEDDMTVVVAKVQKNAPQWTSIPIYSDEKAQ, from the coding sequence ATGATAAATTCTGTTCCAGAGCTCAAACCTGCCGCACGCGATGTGCATGATCGTTTCCTGGACAAGTTCCGTATAAAAATATCATCGGCACTAAAGACATTGCTGTTTGAAAAGGGTTGGCTGTTATATCTTGTCGGCTTTTTACTAGGAAGGGCAGTTATATTGTCCGTTGTTTCTCCTTTTGCTATCGCATTTTTAGCGACCATATGGTTTGTCCAGCGGGAGCGTTCCGCTAAAGTGATGCTCTTTGCTTTGTGTGGTGCCTTAAGCTATTCACTGATCCATGGCGCATTTATTACCTTAGCTATGTTTGTATTTCTTTTTATGGCAGGTCTTGTAAAACACACCCAAAAACAGCAAGTGCTGCTGCCGTTTATTGTATTCATTTCAACAGCGGCGCCAAGAGTGTTTCTTTACTCCATTGGTGATCAGTTATCATCCTATGAATGGATGTTGCTCTCGGTGGAGGGAGTCCTAGGAACTGTCCTAGTATTAATCTTTATGCAGAGCATTCCATTATTATCACCACAACGTTATAAACCTGCGTTAAAAAATGAGGAGATTGTTTGCATGATTATCCTCATTGCATCGATACTGACCGGCACTATCGGTTGGGAAATATATGATGCATCCATAGAACAGATTTTTTCACGTTATTTTGTATTGCTGCTTGCATTTGTTGGTGGAGCGGCAATTGGCTCAACTGTCGGAGTTGTCGCAGGTCTCATCTTGTCGCTGGCAGATGTAGCTAATCTTTATCAGATGAGTTTGCTTGCCTTTTCCGGGTTGCTTGGCGGACTGCTGAAAGAAGGAAAAAAGCCGGGGGTAAGTGCGGGACTCTTAGTCGGGACGTTTCTAGTTGCCATTTACGCGGACGTGGCTGCCGTGGTGCCTTCCTTAATGGAGACGTTAATGGCTATCATCCTATTTATTTTGACCCCGGCTAGCTTGATTAAGAAACTGTCTCGGTATATTCCTGGAACAGAGGAATACACGAATGAACAGGAGCAATATTTACAGAAGGTCCGCAATGTAACAGCAAAACGTGTGGAACAATTCTCCAATGTATTTGATGCACTGTCCAAAAGCTTCTCGGCAGCAGAGGACATAAAAGAAGATGATGTGGATGACAGACAAGAAACGGATTACTTTTTGAGCCAAGTAGCTGAAAAGACATGCCAGTCCTGTTTCATGAAAGAACGTTGTTGGCAGCAACAGTTCGACAAGACGTATTCATTAATGGAATATATGAAAAATGATCTTGCCGATGGAAGAGAACCTAATCGCAAATTGGTGCACAACTTTGAAAACCATTGTGTGAAATCCAAAAAAGTTGTTGACGCGATGAAGGAAGAGATTTCTTTTTATGAGGCGAATAAGCAGTTGAAAAAGCAAGTTACAGAAAGCAAACAGTTTGTTGCCGATCAACTACGGGGCGTGTCAGATGTGATGGATGATTTTGCTAATGAGATTCTAAAGGAACGGAAACATCATGAAAAACAGGAAATGCAGATTATGAATGCATTGCAGAATATGGGCATTGAAGTAGAAAAGCTTGATATTTATGGACTCGACAAGGGTAACATCGACATCGAAATGACGTTGTCTTTTTACGATTATCATGGCGAAGGGTCCAAACTTATTGCCCCGGTTCTGTCAGATATTCTAAATGAGATGATCATCGTTAAAAAAGAAGAGGTTTCTCCGTTTCCAAATGGCTATTGTCAATTGGCGTTTGGTTCGGCTAAGGAATACGTGGTGGAAACCGGGATTGCTAATGCGGCGAAAGGAGGCGGCCTTGTCTCAGGGGACAGTTACCGAACGATTGAACTTGGAGAAGGAAAGCATGCCTTAGCAATTAGCGACGGCATGGGTAACGGCCAGCGAGCAAATGAAGAGAGTGAAGAGACACTCCGGCTTCTTCAGCAGATTCTACAGACGGGCATTCCTGAAAAAGTAGCTATCAAATCGATTAATTCTATTTTATCACTTCGCACCCGGGACGAGATGTATGCAACGCTGGATCTTGCCGTTGTCAATTTGCATAATGCATTTGTCAGGTTTCTGAAAATCGGTTCTACACCAAGTTTTATTAAACGTGGTGACGAAATTATCAAGGTAGAAGCAAGCAACTTACCAATGGGGATTATTCAGGAGTTTGATGTAGATATTGTCGGTGAACAACTTAAGTCAGAGGATATTCTGATCATGATGAGTGACGGTATCTTTGATGGTCCAAAACATATCGAAAATACGGAAGTGTGGCTGAAACGAAAAATCCGTGAAATAAAAACAGATGACGCGCAAGAAATTGCTGATTTATTGCTTGAAGAAGTTGTAAGGACAAGGTCGGGCGCCATTGAGGATGATATGACAGTCGTTGTTGCCAAGGTACAGAAAAATGCACCACAATGGACGTCTATCCCTATTTACTCTGACGAAAAGGCACAGTAA
- a CDS encoding VWA domain-containing protein yields the protein MKKGTLKQILLITDGCSNKGEDPSVTAALAQQQGIAVNVIGILDDDQTEEPEGLQEVEDIANSGGGLSQIVYKQALSQTVQMVTKQAMTQTIQGFVNQELKQILGPEKDLEEIEPDKRGEIMEVVEDMGETCDLEVLILVDTSASMHDKLPTVKEALVDLSISLNARIGRNRFCIYHFPGRRKEMEKVLDWSPKLDSISSVFPKLSSGGITPTGPAIREAMYQFGKKGLLRSLRDEDEPGMEEAGH from the coding sequence GTGAAAAAGGGAACATTGAAACAAATCTTGCTGATTACCGATGGCTGTTCCAATAAAGGGGAAGATCCTTCCGTTACAGCAGCATTGGCCCAGCAGCAGGGTATCGCTGTCAATGTAATTGGTATTCTCGATGATGATCAGACAGAAGAACCTGAGGGATTGCAGGAAGTAGAAGATATTGCAAACTCTGGCGGCGGTCTTAGTCAGATTGTTTACAAGCAGGCCTTATCCCAAACGGTTCAGATGGTAACGAAGCAGGCGATGACCCAGACCATTCAAGGATTTGTCAATCAGGAATTGAAGCAGATTCTCGGTCCGGAAAAGGATCTGGAAGAGATTGAGCCTGATAAACGTGGGGAGATTATGGAAGTTGTGGAAGACATGGGTGAAACGTGCGATTTGGAGGTTCTTATATTGGTCGATACAAGTGCCAGCATGCATGATAAACTTCCAACAGTCAAAGAAGCGCTGGTTGACTTGTCGATTAGTCTGAATGCCCGGATTGGCCGCAATCGTTTCTGTATTTATCATTTTCCAGGGAGACGCAAGGAAATGGAGAAAGTGTTGGACTGGTCTCCGAAACTTGATTCTATCTCCAGCGTTTTCCCAAAACTGTCCAGTGGTGGTATAACGCCAACGGGTCCAGCAATACGAGAAGCAATGTACCAATTTGGCAAGAAGGGCTTATTAAGGAGCTTGAGGGATGAAGATGAACCAGGCATGGAAGAAGCAGGGCATTAA